One stretch of Glycine soja cultivar W05 chromosome 7, ASM419377v2, whole genome shotgun sequence DNA includes these proteins:
- the LOC114420615 gene encoding uncharacterized protein LOC114420615: MSDRRAKGLCYFCDEPFTPEHGLSHKTLQLHVMEVDELQEGAEEEVSLENSTGSSSIDPQIFVHALMGIANFHTMRVTGYHQKKPLHVLIDNGSTHNFLDIEVAKRLGCKSNAFDSLSMVVADGTQLNVFVVVRGFQWGIQQTKFTSDMLLIPLGCCDLVLGVEWLVFLGDIVWNFNKLQMEFYVKGRRHVLRGASTGLKTVKRQQLGKAMSTGVHLSILQVCDGQRGFLNSFTTQAVDKEVPPTLAKLLDEFSYLFQEPSGLPPRRPGHDHRIPLVQGVGPISSSIFSKIDLRSRYNQVRMDPADVYKTAFKTHAGHFEYLVMPFGLTNAPATFEGLMNLVFKEFLRKFMLVFFDDILVYRCSLEDHLLHLHKVLATMRANSLFAKRTKLAFQQLKKKLTETPVLALPDCSKTFVVEVDASGLGIGAVLMQDHHSIAYISRHLNHQQ, translated from the exons ATGAGTGATAGAAGAGCAAAAGggttatgttatttttgtgatgAACCCTTTACGCCTGAGCATGGTTTGAGTCATAAAACACTACAGTTGCATGTGATGGAAGTGGATGAGTTACAGGAGGGTGCAGAGGAAGAAGTGTCGCTTGAAAACTCAACGGGGTCCAGCTCTATAGATCCTCAAATTTTTGTCCATGCCCTCATGGGAATTGCCAATTTCCACACCATGCGTGTGACAGGCTACCACCAAAAGAAGCCTCTCCATGTGTTGATTGACAATGGGAGTACCCATAATTTTCTGGACATTGAGGTGGCCAAGAGATTGGGTTGCAAAAGTAATGCTTTTGATTCCTTGAGTATGGTGGTTGCTGATGGTACACAGTTAAACGTGTTTGTTGTCGTTAGAGGATTCCAATGGGGAATTCAGCAAACCAAATTCACTTCTGATATGTTACTCATTCCATTGGGATGCTGTGATTTGGTCTTGGGAGTGGAGTGGCTGGTTTTCTTGGGTGATATTGTATGGAATTTTAATAAGTTGCAGATGGAGTTCTATGTTAAGGGAAGGAGACATGTGTTAAGAGGGGCCTCTACTGGATTAAAAACAGTTAAGAGGCAACAATTGGGGAAGGCTATGTCAACTGGTGTTCATTTGTCAATTTTGCAAGTATGTGATGGACAAAGGGGTTTTTTGAACTCATTTACAACTCAAGCTGTTGATAAAGAAGTCCCTCCTACTCTTGCCAAGTTATTGGATGAGttctcttatttatttcaaGAACCTAGTGGGTTACCTCCTCGCAGACCTGGTCATGACCATCGAATTCCACTAGTTCAAGGTGTTGGTCCTATCA GTTCTAGCATTTTCTCCAAAATCGATTTGCGGTCAAGATATAATCAAGTGAGAATGGATCCTGCTGATGTGTATAAGACTGCTTTTAAGACTCATGCTGGGCATTTTGAATACTTAGTGATGCCCTTTGGTCTCACTAATGCACCTGCAACATTTGAAGGGCTTATGAACTTAGTTTTTAAGGAGTTTTTGAGGAAGTTTATGCTAGTGTTCTTTGATGACATTTTGGTTTATAGATGTTCATTGGAAGACCATTTGCTGCATTTACACAAAGTTTTGGCAACTATGAGGGCGAATTCCTTGTTTGCTAAGAGGA CGAAACTGGCTTTTCAGCAATTGAAGAAGAAGCTTACTGAGACTCCAGTTTTGGCTTTACCCGACTGTTCAAAAACCTTTGTGGTAGAGGTGGATGCTTCAGGTTTGGGAATTGGAGCAGTCTTGATGCAAGATCACCACTCTATAGCTTACATAAGTAGACATTTGAATCACCAACAATAG